A part of Saccharomonospora amisosensis genomic DNA contains:
- a CDS encoding YncE family protein, producing MPGRKGTRAALACAAAAVMLVAPLAASAAGEPEIDLAADRFDLAPRIYTVTPSSEPGAINGPSSVKVWDADTNKLIKEVPVPSDRADGLSRPHHFMAVPGRNFAFVMAFAPSSSIKVFDMVTNEFTNEIPTGLGARHLEFDPNGAIAYSANFDGDSISVININAQKTMATIPVGDRPNYVEHVRTKNGPRLFVSNFGEDTVTVIDADTYQVVDTITVGDGPFNMAETFDHKSLVSADARSNTATFVDVNTLEVTDQIDIEGEHRTDLPASAFQRLNPRITPDGKWLLIGNQDASAVSVINIEERKLEKLIPAGLGADIAFFPKGPAEGYAFVTNRYDNFVTVAKLNGDDPPTFHKNIPTEKIGSHYSTFTEDWSQGIVSERPGRAYSVIDMTKLEETANVWVGGTPGPSEPDSSQDYTRAGPDMAVYVWFDRGKAMVHHERGEV from the coding sequence ATGCCGGGACGGAAGGGAACACGCGCTGCGCTCGCCTGCGCGGCGGCGGCGGTGATGCTCGTCGCGCCCCTTGCCGCCTCGGCTGCCGGGGAACCTGAGATCGACCTCGCAGCGGACAGGTTCGACCTTGCCCCCAGGATCTACACGGTAACTCCGTCCTCGGAACCCGGCGCGATCAACGGGCCCTCCAGCGTCAAGGTCTGGGATGCCGACACGAACAAGTTGATCAAAGAGGTGCCGGTTCCCTCCGACAGGGCGGACGGCCTCTCCAGGCCACACCACTTCATGGCCGTACCTGGACGCAACTTCGCGTTCGTGATGGCGTTCGCGCCGTCCTCGTCCATCAAGGTCTTCGACATGGTGACCAACGAGTTCACCAACGAGATCCCCACCGGACTGGGAGCGCGACACCTCGAGTTCGACCCGAACGGCGCGATCGCCTACAGCGCGAACTTCGACGGTGACAGCATCAGCGTGATCAATATCAACGCGCAGAAGACCATGGCCACCATCCCGGTCGGTGATCGGCCGAATTACGTCGAGCACGTTCGGACCAAGAACGGGCCACGACTTTTCGTGAGCAACTTCGGCGAGGACACCGTCACCGTCATCGACGCGGACACCTACCAGGTCGTCGACACGATCACGGTAGGAGACGGGCCGTTCAACATGGCCGAAACCTTCGACCACAAGTCGCTCGTCAGCGCCGATGCCCGCAGTAACACCGCGACATTCGTCGACGTCAATACCCTCGAAGTGACCGACCAGATCGACATCGAGGGCGAGCACCGCACCGACCTCCCGGCCTCCGCGTTCCAGCGATTGAACCCGCGGATCACTCCCGACGGGAAGTGGCTTCTCATCGGCAACCAGGACGCTTCGGCCGTCAGCGTCATCAACATCGAAGAGCGCAAGCTCGAGAAGCTGATCCCCGCCGGATTGGGCGCCGACATCGCCTTCTTCCCGAAGGGTCCGGCCGAAGGGTACGCGTTCGTGACCAACCGATACGACAACTTCGTGACGGTGGCCAAACTGAACGGCGACGACCCGCCGACGTTCCACAAGAACATCCCAACGGAGAAGATCGGCTCCCACTATTCCACCTTCACCGAGGACTGGAGCCAGGGAATCGTCTCCGAGCGTCCAGGGCGCGCGTACTCGGTCATCGACATGACGAAGCTGGAGGAAACCGCGAACGTCTGGGTTGGTGGCACCCCCGGCCCGTCCGAACCCGACTCCAGCCAGGACTACACCAGGGCCGGTCCCGACATGGCGGTGTACGTCTGGTTCGACAGGGGCAAGGCGATGGTGCACCACGAAAGGGGCGAAGTCTGA
- a CDS encoding multicopper oxidase family protein — protein sequence MLTRRDLLCTGSGVAAAMLLSQREALARGAAAARLPRFVDPLAVPPTVRAGHDGGIRMTMRPGRQRVHAALPDTAIWGFDGGEGPTWPGPTIEAARDIPLWIAQHNALGKEHLFHDSVDPATWHGPFPEFDGRELGQEQVGTPRAATHLHGARVAPGDDGFPDAWSLHGETITYRYPNRQHPLSQRAPALWYHDHAVAITRLNAYAGLSGFYLIRDPLEEELGLPVGLPYELPLMIQDRDFHEDGTQAYPAAPWVGNVQGAVAVVNGTAWPRHDVDRGVYRLRLLNAAQHRMFHLALDHGTFTVLGTDGGLLAKPVAGVRTVALAPAERLDVLVDFSSAPAGAKVRLLNVAPESNPPGPRIDEIMRFDVGQQRGHRPGLPGRLDPWFERLDPRQARVRRRMLMQRLRPDRPASTGNPWLLWYHDPTVPPGTYPAVGDGWRPGFWSDPAFVRPHAGTTEVWSISNPAPVAHPIHLHLVQFQILARHNSADRRRPAAYEGGWKDTVSIGPHETVDLVARFDLPDATPTPAPYPWHCHVLEHEDNDMMHAFTVV from the coding sequence ATGCTGACCCGGCGCGACCTGCTGTGTACGGGCTCCGGTGTGGCCGCGGCGATGCTGCTGAGCCAGCGCGAAGCACTGGCTCGCGGGGCCGCCGCCGCACGACTGCCCCGCTTCGTCGACCCCCTCGCCGTACCCCCCACCGTGCGAGCAGGTCACGACGGGGGTATCCGGATGACGATGCGCCCCGGACGGCAGCGCGTGCACGCGGCACTGCCGGACACTGCGATCTGGGGATTCGACGGCGGTGAAGGGCCGACGTGGCCCGGGCCAACCATCGAGGCAGCCCGCGACATTCCACTGTGGATAGCCCAGCACAACGCGCTCGGCAAGGAACACCTGTTCCACGACTCGGTTGACCCTGCGACCTGGCACGGGCCGTTCCCCGAGTTCGACGGGCGCGAACTCGGTCAGGAACAGGTGGGCACGCCGCGGGCTGCCACCCACCTACACGGCGCGCGGGTGGCACCCGGTGACGACGGCTTCCCCGACGCGTGGTCGCTGCACGGTGAGACGATCACCTACCGCTACCCGAACCGGCAGCACCCGCTCAGCCAGCGCGCCCCCGCGTTGTGGTACCACGACCACGCCGTCGCGATCACCCGGCTGAACGCCTACGCCGGGCTCTCGGGCTTCTACCTGATCCGGGATCCACTCGAGGAGGAACTCGGCCTGCCCGTCGGGCTTCCCTACGAGTTGCCGCTGATGATCCAGGACCGCGACTTCCACGAGGACGGCACGCAGGCTTACCCGGCTGCCCCGTGGGTCGGGAACGTGCAGGGCGCCGTCGCGGTCGTCAACGGCACCGCGTGGCCACGCCATGACGTGGACCGCGGGGTCTACCGCCTGCGGCTGCTCAACGCCGCCCAGCACCGAATGTTCCACCTGGCCTTGGACCATGGCACGTTCACCGTGCTCGGTACGGACGGAGGACTGCTGGCCAAACCGGTGGCAGGTGTGCGAACGGTGGCGCTGGCCCCTGCGGAGCGACTCGACGTCCTCGTCGACTTCTCCTCCGCTCCCGCGGGCGCGAAGGTACGCCTGCTCAACGTCGCGCCCGAGTCGAACCCACCAGGGCCGCGGATCGACGAGATCATGCGGTTCGATGTCGGCCAGCAGCGGGGGCACAGACCGGGACTGCCGGGGCGCCTCGACCCGTGGTTCGAGCGGCTCGACCCGCGGCAGGCCCGGGTGCGGCGGCGCATGCTGATGCAGCGGCTACGGCCGGACCGTCCTGCCTCCACCGGCAACCCGTGGCTGCTGTGGTATCACGACCCGACGGTCCCGCCTGGTACGTACCCGGCCGTCGGCGACGGCTGGCGCCCAGGGTTCTGGAGCGACCCGGCGTTCGTCCGCCCCCATGCCGGTACGACGGAGGTCTGGTCGATCAGCAACCCGGCACCGGTCGCGCACCCGATCCACCTGCACCTCGTCCAGTTCCAGATCCTGGCCCGGCACAACTCCGCCGACCGGCGCCGTCCCGCCGCGTACGAGGGCGGCTGGAAGGACACCGTGTCGATCGGTCCACACGAAACCGTGGACCTCGTCGCCCGCTTCGACCTTCCGGACGCGACGCCAACCCCCGCCCCGTACCCGTGGCACTGTCATGTGCTCGAGCACGAGGACAACGACATGATGCATGCCTTCACGGTGGTCTGA